One window of Rasiella rasia genomic DNA carries:
- the pxpB gene encoding 5-oxoprolinase subunit PxpB, with protein MKAPTIFISTPHSLFLQWDGAISEETERTILQTTMVIQSHFVEDIIEVVPSYKELAIYLKPTVHAVAFQARLKAVLLKSALTNSNTTRYLITVPVCYDKAYGTDIQAVANYHSCSVTTVIERHSAALYRVSFLGFLPGFPYLTGLPTHLHTPRKKTPRPRIDAGSVGIGGEQTGIYPQNSPGGWNIIGKSPLQFFDVSHKLPSLVQAGDLVKFSPIKLDRFQQIQAEIAAGSYSLQKRVYD; from the coding sequence ATGAAAGCACCAACCATATTCATTTCAACACCCCACAGCCTTTTCTTACAATGGGACGGTGCTATTTCTGAAGAAACTGAGCGAACGATTCTACAAACTACAATGGTTATACAATCTCACTTTGTTGAAGACATTATAGAGGTGGTGCCTAGCTATAAAGAGCTAGCTATCTATTTAAAACCAACTGTACATGCTGTAGCTTTTCAAGCTAGATTGAAAGCTGTTTTACTAAAAAGTGCTCTCACCAACAGTAACACCACACGATATCTAATTACTGTGCCTGTGTGTTATGATAAGGCCTATGGAACCGATATACAGGCTGTGGCTAATTATCATTCATGTTCGGTTACAACCGTAATTGAACGTCATAGCGCGGCCTTATATCGCGTTTCGTTTTTGGGTTTTCTACCTGGGTTTCCATATTTAACGGGGCTTCCAACGCATCTGCATACACCTCGAAAAAAAACGCCTAGACCACGTATAGATGCCGGAAGTGTTGGCATTGGGGGAGAACAGACAGGAATATACCCGCAAAATTCACCTGGAGGATGGAATATCATTGGGAAATCTCCGCTACAGTTTTTTGACGTGTCGCATAAATTACCCTCTCTTGTGCAAGCTGGAGACTTGGTAAAATTTTCTCCAATTAAATTAGATAGGTTTCAGCAAATACAAGCAGAAATTGCTGCGGGTTCGTATTCACTTCAAAAACGTGTGTATGATTGA
- a CDS encoding M16 family metallopeptidase, whose translation MTFKTLYKGSAALLVATSLFFVSCDEKSGKTASADDTNFSIEFEKYELENGLDIILHQDKSDPIVSVAIQYGVGSNREKAGRTGFAHLFEHMLFQESENVPQDQFFKKIQDAGGTLNGGTWKDGTVYYEIVPSNALEQVLWMESDRMGFFINTVTASAFANQQEVVQNEKRQRVDNNPYGHTNWVLDKNIYPADHPYNWQVIGELEDLQNATVDDVREFYDRFYGPNNATLVVAGDFETEDAKQLIEKYFGEIKKRQEVGKLEPRPVTISETKRLYHEDNFATAPQLNMVWPTVQQYTEDAYALDFLAEILSSGKKAPLYRVLVKDKELTSRTTAYNNSQELAGEFHIIITANDGVDLDEVEAGINEAMALFEKEGVTDRDVERIKAGLETSFYNGISSVLSKSFQLASYNTFTGDPSYIEKDIKNIKKVTKEDVQNAYNKYIKGKPFVLTSFVPKGKVELIAENSEKAEVVEEEITENVEKTVVDEATEIAKTPSSFDRSVEPGTGESPSLNIPTSWNAELSNGMNVYGIEQNEIPTVNFSLVIEGGHLLDDKNKNGVANLMTDIMMEGTANKTPEQLEEEIELLGANINMYTTRESIVVQGNTLTRNFDKTMDLVEEILLEPRWDEEEFARIKTATINGIKRNEANPNVVARNVYNKLLYGEDHIFSLPTSGTEASVSALTIDDLKAFYANNFSPTVSRFHVVGKIDKATVLNTLKDLENGWAAKEVTIPEYPIAEARDKASLYFVDVPNAKQSVINIGYVSLPRTDKDFYPAEVMNYKLGGSFSGNVNLVLREEKGYTYGARTGFSGSKIPGTFTASSSVRTNTTGESVQIFRDQIAKYKEGVSPEDLEFTKNALIKSNARRFETQFSLLGMLQEMSGYDLDPNYIENEESIVRSMTLEQHKELANKYLDESKMAYLIVGDAATQYNQFKDMGFDEVKLLNKEGEEVKLTDVKQ comes from the coding sequence ATGACATTTAAAACCCTTTACAAAGGTTCTGCAGCTTTACTTGTTGCAACGAGCCTATTTTTTGTTTCCTGCGATGAAAAATCAGGAAAAACGGCTTCGGCAGATGACACAAATTTTTCAATAGAGTTTGAGAAATACGAACTAGAGAATGGTTTAGACATTATTCTCCATCAAGATAAAAGTGACCCTATTGTTTCTGTAGCGATACAGTACGGGGTAGGTTCTAACAGAGAAAAGGCAGGACGCACCGGATTTGCGCACTTGTTTGAGCACATGCTTTTCCAAGAATCTGAAAATGTACCACAAGATCAATTTTTTAAGAAAATTCAGGATGCTGGTGGTACACTAAATGGTGGAACCTGGAAAGATGGTACCGTTTATTATGAGATTGTACCTTCTAATGCCTTAGAACAAGTATTGTGGATGGAGAGTGACCGAATGGGGTTCTTTATTAATACGGTAACTGCTTCGGCTTTTGCCAACCAACAAGAAGTTGTACAAAATGAAAAGCGTCAACGTGTAGATAACAATCCGTATGGACATACAAACTGGGTGCTCGATAAGAATATATATCCAGCAGACCACCCGTACAACTGGCAAGTAATAGGTGAACTTGAAGATCTTCAAAACGCTACAGTAGACGATGTGCGTGAGTTTTATGATCGTTTTTATGGCCCAAATAATGCAACGCTCGTAGTGGCAGGTGATTTTGAAACTGAAGATGCCAAACAACTTATAGAAAAGTATTTTGGTGAAATTAAAAAACGTCAGGAAGTAGGAAAACTTGAGCCACGTCCTGTCACAATTTCAGAAACTAAAAGACTATATCACGAAGATAACTTTGCTACCGCTCCACAATTAAATATGGTTTGGCCTACGGTACAACAGTATACCGAAGATGCTTATGCATTAGATTTTCTAGCCGAAATATTATCGAGTGGAAAAAAAGCGCCTTTGTACAGAGTATTGGTAAAAGATAAGGAATTAACATCCAGAACTACCGCGTACAATAACTCACAAGAGTTAGCAGGAGAGTTTCATATTATTATTACAGCCAATGATGGTGTAGACTTAGACGAAGTAGAAGCAGGAATTAATGAAGCGATGGCACTCTTCGAAAAAGAAGGTGTCACAGATCGTGATGTAGAGCGTATTAAAGCTGGTTTAGAAACAAGTTTCTATAATGGCATTAGTAGTGTTTTAAGTAAATCGTTTCAGTTAGCAAGTTATAACACTTTTACAGGTGACCCTTCGTACATTGAAAAGGATATAAAAAACATTAAAAAGGTAACAAAAGAAGATGTACAAAATGCTTACAACAAGTATATAAAAGGAAAGCCATTTGTGTTAACCAGTTTTGTACCTAAAGGAAAAGTAGAGCTTATTGCAGAAAATTCTGAAAAAGCAGAAGTAGTTGAAGAAGAGATTACAGAAAATGTAGAAAAAACAGTAGTAGATGAAGCTACTGAAATAGCAAAAACGCCGTCAAGCTTTGACAGAAGCGTTGAGCCAGGAACAGGCGAATCGCCAAGCTTAAATATTCCAACAAGCTGGAATGCAGAACTTTCTAACGGAATGAATGTTTACGGAATTGAGCAAAATGAAATTCCAACAGTAAACTTCAGTTTAGTGATAGAGGGTGGTCATTTACTAGACGATAAAAATAAAAATGGTGTGGCAAACCTCATGACAGATATCATGATGGAAGGTACGGCTAACAAAACGCCAGAGCAATTAGAAGAAGAGATTGAGCTACTAGGTGCTAATATTAATATGTACACCACTCGAGAATCTATTGTAGTGCAAGGAAACACGTTAACTCGTAATTTCGATAAGACTATGGATTTGGTAGAAGAAATTTTGCTAGAACCACGTTGGGATGAAGAAGAGTTTGCACGAATTAAAACGGCTACAATTAATGGTATTAAACGTAATGAAGCAAATCCTAACGTAGTTGCAAGAAATGTTTACAATAAATTACTGTACGGCGAAGACCATATTTTTAGCTTACCAACTAGTGGTACAGAAGCATCTGTTAGTGCATTAACTATAGACGATTTAAAAGCGTTTTACGCTAATAATTTCTCGCCAACTGTTAGTCGTTTTCATGTTGTAGGGAAGATAGACAAGGCAACCGTTTTAAATACACTTAAAGATTTAGAAAATGGTTGGGCTGCTAAAGAAGTAACAATACCAGAATATCCAATTGCAGAGGCACGAGACAAAGCAAGTCTGTATTTTGTAGATGTACCAAATGCAAAGCAATCGGTGATTAATATTGGGTATGTTTCTCTTCCTAGAACTGATAAGGATTTTTATCCAGCCGAAGTTATGAACTACAAATTAGGAGGTTCGTTTAGCGGAAATGTAAATCTAGTGCTACGTGAAGAAAAAGGATATACCTATGGAGCTCGTACCGGATTTAGCGGAAGTAAAATCCCAGGTACTTTTACAGCTTCGTCAAGTGTGAGAACAAACACAACAGGAGAGTCGGTACAGATTTTTAGAGATCAGATAGCCAAGTATAAAGAAGGTGTTTCTCCAGAAGATTTAGAATTCACTAAAAACGCGCTTATAAAGTCGAATGCCCGCCGTTTTGAAACACAATTCTCTTTGTTGGGTATGCTGCAAGAAATGAGCGGATATGACTTAGATCCTAACTATATTGAGAATGAGGAATCTATTGTAAGAAGTATGACCTTAGAACAGCACAAGGAGCTTGCAAACAAATACCTAGACGAATCTAAAATGGCATATCTTATTGTTGGTGATGCCGCGACACAGTATAATCAATTTAAAGATATGGGCTTCGATGAGGTTAAATTGTTAAACAAAGAAGGTGAAGAAGTGAAGCTTACAGACGTAAAGCAGTAA
- a CDS encoding Nramp family divalent metal transporter produces MFKNPLKNIGPGTLIAAAFIGPGTVTVCTLAGVQFGFELLWAMVLSIVATIVLQEMAARLGLVGGNGLAATVKAQIKNPIIRSLAVALIIAAILVGNAAYEAGNISGGVLGLQTILESTTVSVGSFNLNYVSIIIGIIAFVLLFIGNYKVIERALVALVLLMSISFIIAAVMTNPNWLSVVKGMVSPKVPSESVLTIIALVGTTVVPYNLFLHASLVKEKWKGANQLGAARKDLYVSIILGGLVSMSIIICAAAIQQTEVNNAADLAKGLVPLYGSFAKYILSIGLFAAGITSAITAPLAAAYVARDCFGWQGGLKSAQFRSVWILILGLGVVFSSIGFKSITIIQVAQVANGLLLPIIAGFLVWVVNKQTVLGSYRNSRFQNILGTIIILATVILGARSLWKVFG; encoded by the coding sequence TTGTTTAAAAATCCACTTAAAAATATAGGCCCGGGAACGCTAATCGCCGCAGCGTTTATAGGTCCAGGAACCGTCACTGTTTGCACACTAGCGGGTGTTCAGTTTGGTTTTGAGCTCTTGTGGGCAATGGTTTTATCTATCGTGGCTACAATTGTCCTTCAAGAAATGGCAGCACGACTTGGACTAGTAGGAGGCAATGGATTAGCTGCTACCGTAAAAGCACAAATCAAAAACCCAATAATTAGGTCCTTAGCTGTTGCACTTATTATAGCTGCAATTTTAGTTGGAAATGCCGCGTATGAAGCAGGAAATATTAGCGGAGGCGTACTAGGTCTGCAAACCATTTTAGAATCGACAACAGTTTCTGTGGGAAGTTTTAATTTGAATTATGTTAGCATCATTATTGGTATTATCGCGTTTGTACTGCTATTTATAGGAAACTATAAAGTAATTGAACGGGCGTTGGTTGCCTTGGTACTGCTTATGAGCATTAGTTTTATCATTGCGGCAGTTATGACAAATCCTAATTGGCTTTCTGTAGTAAAAGGTATGGTTTCACCTAAGGTGCCTTCGGAAAGCGTCTTAACGATTATTGCTTTGGTAGGTACCACTGTAGTGCCTTATAATTTGTTTTTACATGCCTCATTAGTAAAAGAGAAGTGGAAGGGAGCAAACCAGCTCGGGGCGGCGCGGAAAGACTTATATGTTTCAATTATTTTAGGAGGTTTGGTATCTATGTCTATTATTATTTGTGCAGCTGCTATTCAACAAACAGAAGTGAATAATGCCGCAGATTTAGCCAAAGGCCTTGTTCCCCTCTACGGAAGTTTTGCAAAATACATCTTAAGCATCGGACTTTTCGCTGCTGGAATTACTTCTGCTATTACAGCACCTCTTGCCGCTGCATATGTAGCTCGTGATTGTTTTGGATGGCAGGGCGGTTTGAAATCGGCACAATTCCGCAGTGTTTGGATACTTATCTTAGGTTTGGGCGTGGTGTTTTCTTCTATTGGATTTAAATCAATTACCATCATTCAAGTTGCTCAGGTAGCCAATGGCTTATTGTTACCAATAATTGCAGGGTTCTTAGTTTGGGTTGTAAATAAGCAAACGGTTCTTGGTAGTTATCGAAATAGTAGGTTCCAAAATATACTTGGCACTATTATCATTTTAGCAACCGTGATACTAGGAGCAAGGAGCTTATGGAAGGTATTCGGATAG
- a CDS encoding DUF6090 family protein: protein MIKFFQKIRYDLIGNNKTGKYFKYAIGEIVLVVIGILIALQINNWNENRKVQKLEAQIYTELKSDLLQTRNDIKTTISKHKEIFKTSQQLLNDIYDKKSNSQTIYESFTTSSAEFQIIPKTSAFENLKNIGLNTLSNDSLRIAITNLFQLNLKRLEDELGMKQAEFNMTKLIQPFLFKYLSADYNQPTKYGFMHSDSISIYKLRIDNYDKFLNDNDLMKNLQLSLYNRGKIIDEETETIKAIDSVIYGIKEELDKLNK from the coding sequence ATGATAAAATTCTTTCAAAAAATTCGCTACGATCTTATAGGAAACAATAAAACTGGAAAGTATTTTAAGTATGCTATTGGAGAAATTGTACTTGTGGTTATTGGGATTCTTATTGCCCTTCAGATTAATAATTGGAATGAAAATCGAAAAGTACAAAAACTAGAAGCACAGATTTACACAGAACTAAAAAGTGATTTACTACAAACTAGAAATGATATAAAAACAACAATTTCAAAGCATAAAGAAATATTCAAAACAAGTCAACAGCTTTTAAATGATATCTATGATAAGAAATCAAATTCTCAAACAATTTATGAGTCTTTTACAACTTCCAGTGCTGAATTTCAAATTATTCCTAAAACAAGTGCTTTTGAAAATTTAAAAAACATTGGATTGAACACCTTATCTAATGACAGTCTTCGTATTGCTATAACCAATTTATTTCAATTAAATTTAAAGCGATTAGAGGATGAACTTGGAATGAAACAAGCTGAATTTAATATGACAAAGCTAATTCAACCATTTCTATTCAAATATTTGTCTGCGGATTATAATCAACCAACAAAATATGGGTTTATGCATTCTGACTCTATATCTATTTACAAATTAAGAATAGATAATTACGATAAATTTTTAAATGACAATGACCTTATGAAGAATTTGCAGTTATCACTCTACAATAGAGGTAAAATAATTGATGAAGAAACAGAAACTATTAAGGCAATAGATAGTGTGATTTACGGAATTAAAGAAGAACTTGATAAATTGAATAAATAA
- a CDS encoding GIY-YIG nuclease family protein: MQKSFVYILTCADNSYYTGVTSNLIKRLEQHISGFFKDCYTYTKRPVELSFYAEFTDIQMAIDWEKKIKKWSRAKKEALIKGNFEALPNLSKKKFSK, encoded by the coding sequence ATGCAAAAGTCATTCGTCTACATATTAACCTGTGCTGACAATTCTTATTATACTGGAGTAACTTCAAACCTTATCAAACGACTAGAACAGCATATTTCTGGTTTTTTTAAAGACTGTTATACGTATACAAAAAGACCTGTTGAACTATCCTTTTATGCTGAATTTACAGATATACAAATGGCAATTGATTGGGAAAAGAAAATTAAAAAATGGTCAAGAGCCAAGAAAGAAGCGTTAATTAAAGGAAACTTTGAAGCTCTACCTAATTTATCAAAAAAGAAATTCTCGAAATAG
- a CDS encoding 5-oxoprolinase subunit C family protein, translating to MIEVLKPGLYTSVQDLGRIGYRKQGVPLSGAMDSEAALLANKLVGNLASSAVLECTMLGPTLRFMSATTFVVTGGSFKMLLNASEILTHQVVSAKQNDVLTIGTVVRGMRCYLAVEGGIHTPEILGSRSFYSSITPSEVVKKGDKLPIGTIKQNRASKNISEVKTTPFSEEIEVYKGSEINQLSVAQQKVLLTSHFEISPQSNRMAYLLDGQHQLSALEIITAPVQPGTVQLTPSGKIIVLMRDAQVTGGYARIFQLTEAAINNLAQMRGGQRVRFKLSDSI from the coding sequence ATGATTGAAGTACTTAAACCAGGGTTATACACCAGCGTTCAGGATTTAGGTCGCATTGGTTACAGAAAACAAGGCGTTCCTTTAAGTGGCGCTATGGATTCTGAAGCGGCGCTGTTAGCAAATAAATTAGTAGGGAACCTAGCTAGTAGTGCAGTTTTGGAGTGCACCATGCTAGGCCCTACACTTCGGTTTATGAGCGCTACAACCTTTGTAGTTACTGGAGGGTCTTTTAAAATGCTGCTCAATGCTTCGGAAATATTAACCCATCAGGTAGTTTCGGCAAAACAAAACGACGTCTTAACCATTGGAACTGTAGTACGTGGTATGCGTTGCTATCTGGCAGTAGAAGGCGGTATACATACTCCTGAAATTTTAGGTAGCCGAAGCTTTTATAGTTCTATTACACCTTCAGAAGTTGTAAAAAAAGGAGATAAATTACCAATTGGCACTATAAAGCAAAATCGCGCCTCTAAGAATATTTCCGAAGTAAAAACAACGCCTTTTTCCGAAGAAATTGAAGTCTACAAAGGCTCAGAAATTAATCAGTTATCAGTAGCGCAACAAAAAGTGTTACTAACATCTCATTTTGAAATCTCACCGCAAAGCAACCGAATGGCGTACCTTTTGGATGGCCAACATCAACTTTCGGCTTTAGAAATAATTACAGCACCAGTACAACCAGGCACCGTGCAACTAACCCCATCTGGAAAAATCATTGTGCTTATGAGAGACGCACAAGTTACGGGAGGATACGCTCGCATTTTTCAGCTAACAGAGGCTGCGATTAATAACTTGGCACAAATGCGGGGAGGACAGCGTGTTCGGTTTAAATTAAGCGATTCCATCTAG
- a CDS encoding DUF2891 domain-containing protein — MKIYYYLIAFVFILTGCNETKEQPEENTTSQEISEVKQFQTPVFTLAEANKLIELPLHCVTTEYPNKLGQTIGADTDLQPPRLLHPTFYGCFDWHSAVHGYWSMVTLVKEFPEIDKADEVLQILEQNITKEKIELEVVYFQQKLNTSYERTYGWAWLLKLSEALHTWDHPIAKQLETNLEPLTQLIANRYIEFLPKLVYPIRVGEHTNTAFGLTFAYDYAKTTEHTELLSAIEQRANDFYAQDIECPLQWEPSGYDFLSPCLEEIDIMRRILPEQEFTAWIESFLPSMLAPTFALAPGKVNDRTDGKLVHLDGLNFSRAWVLYGLANQYPAFGHLKNVANEHVAYSYPNLVGDSYEGGHWLGSFAIYTLTQLEN; from the coding sequence TTGAAAATATATTACTATCTCATCGCTTTCGTTTTTATACTTACTGGCTGCAACGAAACCAAAGAACAACCTGAGGAAAACACAACATCACAGGAAATTTCAGAAGTAAAACAATTTCAAACTCCTGTTTTTACACTAGCCGAAGCTAATAAACTTATTGAGCTTCCACTTCACTGCGTCACCACAGAATACCCAAATAAACTCGGACAAACAATTGGTGCCGATACAGATCTTCAACCTCCACGTTTATTACATCCTACATTTTATGGTTGTTTCGACTGGCATAGCGCTGTGCATGGCTATTGGTCTATGGTTACATTAGTTAAAGAATTTCCAGAAATTGATAAAGCAGATGAAGTGCTTCAAATTTTAGAGCAAAACATTACCAAAGAAAAGATTGAACTGGAAGTAGTCTATTTTCAGCAAAAATTAAACACTTCGTATGAACGAACATACGGGTGGGCTTGGCTACTTAAACTTTCCGAAGCATTGCATACGTGGGACCATCCTATTGCAAAACAACTAGAAACAAACCTAGAACCACTCACACAACTCATAGCAAACCGCTATATCGAATTTTTACCCAAATTAGTATACCCAATTCGAGTAGGGGAGCATACAAACACAGCATTTGGTCTCACATTTGCCTACGATTATGCTAAAACAACAGAACACACAGAACTTTTAAGTGCAATAGAACAACGTGCAAATGATTTTTATGCGCAAGATATCGAATGCCCGCTACAATGGGAGCCTAGTGGGTACGACTTTTTATCGCCTTGCTTAGAAGAAATAGATATCATGCGTCGCATACTTCCAGAACAAGAGTTTACTGCATGGATTGAATCGTTTCTCCCTTCTATGCTAGCGCCTACGTTTGCCTTAGCTCCAGGAAAAGTAAACGATCGTACAGACGGAAAGTTGGTACACTTAGACGGACTTAATTTTAGTAGAGCATGGGTTTTGTACGGCTTAGCAAATCAGTACCCAGCATTTGGCCACCTTAAAAATGTGGCTAATGAACACGTAGCTTACTCGTATCCTAACTTAGTAGGAGATAGTTATGAAGGTGGGCATTGGCTAGGAAGCTTTGCAATTTATACTTTAACGCAATTAGAAAATTAA
- the pxpA gene encoding 5-oxoprolinase subunit PxpA, whose product MVQNLKYIDINADVGEGIGNDADIMPYISSCNIACGGHVGDLNSMVQTIRLAKKYHVHVGAHPSFPDTDNFGRVLVTMTKSELTNSIFEQLTQFYAVCQSEEATIHHIKLHGALYNYAAKDAPTADAIVDAIVATKVRPTLYVPYNSVLHKKAENLMPLAFEAFIDRRYNDDLSLVSRKQGNAIIHDKNSAWTQLKQLVFLQEVTTVSGINTSLLADTFCIHGDHPHAVEILKYLHAQFTIHQLRLQR is encoded by the coding sequence ATGGTCCAAAATTTAAAATATATAGATATTAACGCAGACGTGGGAGAAGGCATTGGTAATGATGCCGATATTATGCCGTATATATCTTCTTGTAATATAGCTTGTGGAGGGCATGTTGGCGATTTAAATTCTATGGTGCAAACTATTAGGCTTGCTAAAAAGTATCATGTGCATGTAGGAGCACATCCCTCATTCCCTGATACCGATAATTTTGGCCGAGTCTTAGTAACAATGACTAAAAGCGAGCTTACAAATAGCATTTTTGAGCAGTTAACGCAATTTTACGCGGTATGCCAATCGGAAGAAGCAACCATACATCATATAAAACTACACGGTGCTTTATACAATTACGCCGCAAAAGATGCGCCAACGGCAGATGCAATTGTCGATGCTATTGTTGCCACTAAGGTAAGACCAACACTGTATGTTCCCTACAATTCTGTGTTGCATAAAAAAGCAGAGAACCTGATGCCTTTGGCTTTTGAAGCATTTATTGATAGACGTTACAACGACGATTTATCGCTTGTGTCTCGAAAGCAGGGTAACGCGATTATTCATGATAAAAACAGTGCGTGGACACAGCTAAAGCAACTGGTTTTTTTACAAGAAGTAACCACAGTTTCAGGAATCAATACATCACTTCTGGCAGATACATTTTGTATTCATGGCGATCACCCCCATGCGGTTGAAATTTTAAAGTACCTTCATGCACAATTTACAATTCACCAACTAAGGTTGCAGCGATGA